From the genome of Triticum aestivum cultivar Chinese Spring chromosome 3B, IWGSC CS RefSeq v2.1, whole genome shotgun sequence, one region includes:
- the LOC123065119 gene encoding uncharacterized protein, which produces MAFPASRRLSAAAAPKLSSLFTPGPTPKPRPLPPESGDDPRRRKPRPRSRHPCGEDAAALLRRLHEGRYLPGPYLPDAPHVVSPDAVKAAAERFGNDHQVVAKWLSGSDLKKVALFGCPSVERRTVFASKRLRAFFNLPEEKVCSSCKIRSSCQFINQEVPRYDKVILSDTMRILALFVLDAYPEPLQVTAEVKASVRKLLKDTINLSI; this is translated from the exons ATGGCATTCCCCGCCTCTCGCcgtctctccgccgccgccgctccgaaACTCTCCTCCCTCTTCACGCCCGGACCCACTCCTAAGCCTCGCCCGCTGCCGCCGGAGTCCGGCGATGATCCTAGGCGGCGGAAGCCGAGGCCGAGATCAAGGCACCCGTGTGGGGAGGATGCGGCAGCGCTTCTCCGGCGGCTTCACGAGGGGCGATACCTGCCGGGACCCTACCTCCCGGATGCGCCGCATGTAGTATCCCCCGACGCTGTCAAGGCCGCCGCCGAGCGGTTCGGCAACGATCACCAGGTCGTCGCCAA ATGGTTGTCGGGAAGTGACTTGAAGAAGGTAGCATTGTTTGGCTGCCCATCTGTTGAGCGAAGAACAGTTTTTGCATCAAAAAGATTACGAGCTTTCTTCAACTTGCCAGAAGAGAAA GTATGCAGCTCTTGCAAGATAAGAAGTTCATGCCAGTTTATTAACCAGGAGGTGCCTAGGTATGATAAAGTGATCTTGTCAGATACTATGAGGATCCTTGCTTTGTTTGTACTGGATGCATATCCTGAGCCACTACAGGTTACTGCTGAAGTAAAAGCTAGTGTCCGCAAACTTCTCAAGGACACCATAAATCTAAGCATTTAA